A single region of the Nitrosomonas sp. Is79A3 genome encodes:
- the metF gene encoding methylenetetrahydrofolate reductase [NAD(P)H] → MESQKKFSPTFSFELFPPQTPQGIEKLRLTRKQLAQCNPKFFSVTFGAGGSTRDRTLETALEIQAEGHVVAPHLSCIGSTQQNIRAILEKYHQAGIRHIVALRGDLPSGMAQAGEFRYASELVAFIRQEFGASFHVEVAAYPEYHPQARSAQADFENFKRKIETGANSAITQYFYNADAYFHFVDLCESAGLNIPVVPGIMPINKFSQLVRFSDTCGAEIPRWIRKKLEGYSDDSASIQAFGLDIVTDLCERLLQAGAPGLHFYTLNSADLTSMIWQRLNLKGNTV, encoded by the coding sequence ATGGAATCACAAAAAAAATTTTCTCCTACGTTCAGCTTTGAACTTTTCCCGCCTCAAACCCCCCAGGGTATTGAGAAGCTCCGGTTAACACGCAAGCAATTGGCTCAATGTAATCCAAAGTTCTTTTCTGTAACCTTTGGTGCGGGTGGGTCAACTCGTGATAGAACTCTTGAAACAGCATTGGAAATACAAGCGGAAGGGCATGTTGTTGCACCTCACCTTTCGTGTATTGGCTCGACCCAACAGAATATTCGAGCTATTCTGGAAAAATATCACCAAGCGGGGATTCGGCATATTGTTGCGTTACGAGGAGATTTGCCATCGGGTATGGCGCAAGCTGGAGAATTTCGTTATGCCAGTGAACTCGTCGCTTTTATTCGTCAGGAATTTGGAGCCTCGTTTCATGTCGAAGTCGCGGCGTACCCGGAATATCATCCGCAAGCTCGATCTGCGCAAGCGGATTTTGAAAATTTTAAGCGTAAAATTGAAACTGGCGCTAATTCAGCGATTACTCAATATTTTTATAATGCAGATGCTTACTTTCATTTTGTTGATTTATGTGAATCGGCCGGTTTAAATATTCCTGTCGTTCCAGGAATCATGCCGATTAATAAATTCTCTCAATTGGTCAGGTTTTCAGATACTTGTGGCGCAGAAATCCCTCGCTGGATTCGTAAGAAGCTTGAGGGTTATAGTGATGATAGTGCATCTATCCAGGCTTTTGGGTTGGATATTGTTACCGATCTTTGCGAGCGTTTATTGCAAGCAGGTGCACCCGGATTACATTTCTATACGTTAAATTCAGCCGATCTGACATCAATGATATGGCAGCGCCTTAATCTTAAAGGAAATACCGTTTAG
- a CDS encoding Maf family nucleotide pyrophosphatase, translating to MFSENQIYLASRSPRRRELLRQIGVKCNLLMMRETLGREIDINEQPFVDETPTDYIYRIAQSKADESWRRVIQRRLPILPVLVADTIVTIDGCILGKPQDNKHAEEMLKTLSGRSHQVLTAIGVGVRDKIQVRLSTSTVRFREISEREIRNYLANNNILDKAGAYAIQGMAAAFIVEISGSYSGIMGLPLYETAQLLEEIGIEIFQ from the coding sequence ATGTTTTCAGAAAACCAAATATACCTTGCTTCAAGAAGCCCAAGAAGGCGTGAATTACTAAGACAAATCGGAGTGAAATGTAATCTGTTAATGATGCGGGAAACACTTGGCCGTGAAATTGATATTAATGAACAACCATTTGTTGATGAAACTCCTACTGATTATATCTATCGTATCGCTCAATCCAAAGCTGATGAAAGCTGGAGGCGTGTAATACAACGTCGATTGCCAATATTACCCGTATTGGTGGCTGATACGATTGTTACTATTGATGGTTGTATTTTAGGTAAGCCGCAAGATAATAAACATGCAGAAGAAATGTTAAAAACATTGTCAGGGCGCTCACATCAAGTTTTAACGGCTATTGGTGTTGGGGTCAGGGATAAAATACAAGTAAGATTATCAACATCAACTGTAAGATTCCGTGAAATCAGCGAGCGGGAAATTCGTAATTACCTGGCAAATAATAACATCCTTGATAAAGCCGGTGCTTATGCTATTCAAGGCATGGCTGCTGCATTTATTGTCGAGATATCCGGCAGCTATAGCGGAATCATGGGATTGCCTCTCTATGAAACTGCACAGTTATTAGAAGAAATTGGTATAGAAATCTTTCAATAG
- the aceE gene encoding pyruvate dehydrogenase (acetyl-transferring), homodimeric type: MELQPDIDPQETQEWLDALDSVIINMGGERAHFLLEKLIEKARRSGAYLPYSATTAYLNTIPTGKEEHSPGNNAIEHRIRSYVRWNAMAMVLRANRNTNVGGHIASFASAATLYDVGYNHFWHAPCETHGGDLVYIQGHSSPGVYAYAFLFGQLSQEQLDNFRQETGGNGLSSYPHPWLMPTFWKFPTVSMGLGPLMAIYQARFMKYLDSRGFINTEGRKIWAFMGDGEMDEPESLGAISLASRENLDNLIFVVNCNLQRLDGPVRGNGKIIQELEGAFRGAGWNVIKVIWGSYWDPLLARDTKGLLQKRMMECVDGEYQNFKARDGAYVREHFFGKYPELLEMVANMSDDDIWRLNRGGHDPYKVYAAYAAAVKHTGQPTVILAKTIKGYGMGEAGEAQNITHQQKKMGTTSLKAFRNRFGLDIPDDKIDEVPYLTFAEDSAEFAYMQERRKALGGTFHYRKTSAQALEIPPLSAFESLLKASGEGRESSTTMAFVRILNILVKDKQIGKHIVPIVADESRTFGMEGMFRQLGIWSSVGQLYTPQDADQLMYYKEDKHGQILQEGINEAGAMSSWIAAATSYSTHGIQMIPFFIFYSMFGFQRIGDLAWAAGDMRCRGFLLGGTAGRTTLNGEGLQHEDGHSHIVASTIPNCISYDPAFAYELAVIIQDGLRRMYLEQEDVYYYITVMNENYSHPEMPDGVDKDILKGMYLFSEGSASNNDLRVQLLGAGTILREVIAAAEILKKEYNIHADIWSVTSFNELRREALSITRWNMLHPTQPEKVSHVENCFKEREGPVVAATDYMKIYADQIREFVPGRYRVLGTDGFGRSDTREKLRHFFEVDRFYITIAALKALSEEGKISNQQIIQAIKKYGIDPERPNPATS; encoded by the coding sequence ATGGAATTGCAACCTGATATCGATCCACAGGAAACACAGGAATGGCTGGATGCTCTGGATTCAGTCATCATCAATATGGGTGGAGAGCGCGCGCATTTTCTATTGGAGAAGCTGATTGAAAAAGCTCGCCGTTCAGGCGCTTACCTGCCCTATAGCGCCACCACAGCCTATCTCAACACAATTCCGACAGGCAAAGAAGAACACTCACCTGGCAATAATGCGATAGAGCATCGTATCCGTTCCTATGTACGATGGAACGCTATGGCTATGGTATTGCGTGCCAACAGAAATACCAATGTGGGTGGCCATATTGCTAGTTTTGCTTCCGCTGCTACACTCTATGATGTAGGTTATAACCATTTCTGGCATGCGCCTTGTGAAACGCACGGCGGGGATTTGGTATATATACAGGGACATTCTTCCCCGGGTGTCTATGCCTATGCATTTCTTTTCGGGCAGTTAAGTCAGGAACAACTCGATAATTTTCGTCAAGAAACAGGCGGTAATGGTCTGTCGTCTTATCCGCACCCGTGGTTGATGCCGACTTTCTGGAAATTTCCTACAGTTTCAATGGGTTTAGGGCCTCTTATGGCCATTTACCAAGCGCGATTTATGAAGTATTTAGATAGTCGAGGATTCATAAATACTGAAGGCCGCAAAATCTGGGCTTTTATGGGCGATGGCGAGATGGATGAACCGGAGTCATTGGGTGCAATTTCATTGGCATCTCGCGAGAATCTGGATAATTTAATTTTTGTTGTCAATTGTAATTTGCAGCGTTTGGATGGCCCGGTACGGGGAAATGGCAAAATTATTCAGGAATTGGAAGGCGCTTTTCGTGGCGCTGGATGGAACGTGATTAAAGTAATCTGGGGCTCTTACTGGGATCCATTATTGGCTAGAGATACCAAAGGATTACTGCAAAAACGCATGATGGAATGTGTTGATGGTGAATATCAGAATTTTAAAGCCAGAGATGGGGCATATGTTCGTGAACATTTTTTTGGTAAATATCCTGAGTTACTGGAAATGGTTGCCAATATGTCTGATGATGATATCTGGCGCTTAAACAGAGGCGGGCACGATCCTTATAAAGTTTATGCTGCCTATGCAGCTGCGGTAAAACATACCGGGCAACCGACAGTGATACTGGCCAAAACCATCAAAGGTTATGGCATGGGAGAAGCCGGTGAAGCACAGAATATTACCCATCAGCAAAAGAAAATGGGAACAACTTCATTAAAAGCTTTCCGGAATCGCTTTGGTCTGGATATCCCGGATGATAAGATCGACGAAGTGCCTTATCTTACCTTCGCTGAGGATTCCGCTGAATTTGCCTATATGCAAGAGCGGCGTAAAGCTTTAGGCGGCACATTTCATTATCGCAAAACAAGTGCTCAGGCATTAGAGATACCACCATTGTCAGCTTTTGAGTCTTTGCTGAAGGCCAGCGGGGAGGGACGTGAATCCTCGACAACCATGGCCTTTGTGCGTATTCTCAATATTCTGGTTAAAGATAAGCAAATTGGTAAGCATATTGTCCCGATTGTCGCTGATGAGTCGCGCACTTTTGGTATGGAAGGTATGTTCCGTCAACTGGGTATCTGGTCATCAGTCGGTCAACTGTATACACCGCAGGATGCTGATCAGCTAATGTACTATAAGGAAGACAAGCACGGACAGATTCTACAGGAAGGGATTAACGAAGCCGGTGCCATGTCATCCTGGATAGCTGCGGCGACATCTTATAGTACTCATGGCATTCAAATGATTCCATTTTTTATCTTTTATTCGATGTTCGGTTTTCAGCGTATCGGCGATTTAGCTTGGGCTGCCGGGGACATGCGCTGCCGGGGCTTTTTGCTGGGGGGAACGGCAGGGCGCACGACATTGAATGGCGAAGGGTTGCAGCATGAAGATGGTCACAGTCATATTGTTGCTTCAACAATTCCCAACTGCATCTCCTACGATCCGGCATTTGCATATGAATTGGCCGTCATTATTCAGGATGGATTGCGCCGCATGTATCTGGAACAAGAGGATGTCTATTATTACATTACTGTAATGAATGAAAACTACTCGCATCCTGAAATGCCGGATGGTGTTGACAAAGATATACTGAAAGGTATGTATTTATTCAGTGAGGGAAGCGCAAGCAATAATGATTTACGTGTACAGTTGCTAGGTGCTGGTACTATTTTGCGTGAAGTGATTGCGGCTGCAGAGATACTCAAAAAAGAATATAACATACATGCTGATATCTGGAGCGTGACCAGTTTTAATGAACTAAGGCGTGAAGCATTAAGTATAACGCGCTGGAATATGCTGCACCCAACTCAGCCAGAAAAAGTATCTCATGTGGAAAATTGCTTCAAAGAGCGGGAAGGACCTGTAGTGGCTGCCACTGATTACATGAAAATTTATGCGGATCAGATTCGTGAGTTTGTGCCTGGAAGATATCGTGTTTTAGGAACGGATGGCTTTGGGCGTTCGGATACACGTGAGAAATTACGGCACTTCTTTGAAGTCGATCGATTCTATATTACGATTGCAGCGCTCAAAGCATTATCTGAAGAGGGAAAAATCTCAAACCAACAGATTATTCAAGCGATAAAAAAATATGGCATTGATCCAGAAAGACCTAATCCGGCCACAAGTTAA
- the nadD gene encoding nicotinate-nucleotide adenylyltransferase, protein MAIEKFPLIGIYGGTFDPIHYGHLRIAEELLDMISLKRIIFVPSGAPRLRVAPIAARNHRSNMVYLAIRDNSMFSLDEREVNRPGISTTIESLREYRCELGDSTALCFILGMDAFVKINQWHHWHELFNLCHMIIAARPGYSPINDQQNLPADIKKEFISRRVLNANDLELQTSGFIYAAETTLLEISASHIRSLINAGKSIRYLLPESVSDYIKSNCLYTGNI, encoded by the coding sequence GTGGCTATCGAAAAATTTCCTCTTATTGGTATTTATGGTGGAACATTTGATCCTATCCATTATGGCCATCTGCGTATTGCTGAAGAATTGCTTGATATGATCAGCTTGAAACGTATCATTTTCGTGCCTTCTGGCGCTCCCCGTTTACGTGTCGCTCCTATTGCAGCAAGAAATCATCGTTCTAATATGGTATATCTGGCCATTCGGGATAATAGTATGTTTTCACTGGATGAGCGTGAAGTCAACCGCCCTGGAATTAGTACAACGATAGAGTCACTTCGCGAGTATCGGTGTGAACTGGGGGATAGCACGGCACTTTGTTTTATTCTCGGAATGGATGCATTTGTAAAAATAAATCAATGGCATCATTGGCATGAATTGTTCAACCTATGTCATATGATAATTGCCGCCCGCCCGGGCTATTCACCTATCAATGATCAGCAGAATCTGCCGGCAGATATCAAAAAGGAATTTATTTCCCGCCGTGTATTGAATGCCAACGATCTAGAGCTTCAAACCAGCGGCTTTATCTATGCGGCAGAAACAACATTGCTGGAAATCTCTGCTTCGCATATACGATCATTGATTAACGCCGGGAAAAGCATACGTTATCTGCTTCCTGAAAGTGTCTCTGATTATATTAAATCCAATTGTTTATACACCGGGAATATATGA
- the aceF gene encoding dihydrolipoyllysine-residue acetyltransferase, with amino-acid sequence MAELKKVLIPDIGDFKDVPVIEVLVKAGDEIKVEDSLVTLESDKATIEIPSPYSGLIKEIFVKSGDKVSEGTAVLAIEVSNSINEITPKQVSEIEPVKKDVTTQTEIAIKQAAVQQTLKLSQQNTLTVSSTFSQAHASPSIRRFARELGTNLNLITGSGPKHRILKEDVQAYVKTELSKARSNGTGLALNLLPWPQVNFAKFGPIELKPLTRIKQISGANLHRNWVMIPHVTQFDEADITDLEALRKESNESDKENKVKLTLLAFLMKALVAPLKKFPEFNASLDNNADGEANLIIKHFYHIGFAVDTINGLMVPVIKDVDQKGIITIAEELTRLSLLAREGKLKPNDMQGASFTISSLGGIGGTAFTPIINAPEVAILGISKASIKPVYRDHQFIPRLMLPLSLSYDHRVIDGATAARFTTHLAEVLTDMRLALL; translated from the coding sequence GTGGCTGAATTAAAGAAAGTATTAATTCCTGATATCGGTGATTTCAAAGATGTTCCAGTAATTGAGGTTCTGGTAAAAGCAGGCGATGAAATTAAAGTTGAAGATTCACTGGTTACGCTGGAATCCGATAAAGCTACCATAGAAATCCCGTCCCCATATTCAGGTTTAATTAAGGAAATCTTTGTCAAATCAGGTGACAAAGTGTCCGAAGGCACTGCGGTTCTAGCCATTGAAGTTTCAAATAGCATTAATGAGATCACTCCCAAACAAGTTTCTGAAATTGAGCCAGTTAAGAAAGATGTTACAACGCAAACTGAAATTGCAATAAAGCAAGCCGCCGTTCAACAAACACTGAAATTATCGCAACAAAATACACTCACAGTCAGCAGCACTTTTTCTCAAGCACATGCCAGCCCATCCATACGCCGTTTCGCAAGGGAATTGGGTACAAACCTCAATTTGATCACAGGTAGTGGTCCTAAACATCGCATCCTCAAAGAAGATGTTCAGGCCTATGTAAAAACCGAATTATCAAAAGCACGAAGCAATGGAACAGGACTCGCGCTTAATTTACTACCTTGGCCACAGGTTAATTTTGCCAAATTTGGTCCGATAGAATTAAAACCTTTAACACGCATTAAACAAATCTCCGGCGCCAATTTGCACCGGAATTGGGTAATGATTCCACATGTGACCCAGTTTGACGAAGCTGATATCACTGATTTAGAGGCTTTACGAAAAGAATCCAATGAAAGCGATAAAGAAAATAAAGTGAAATTGACATTATTGGCTTTTTTGATGAAAGCATTGGTAGCGCCGCTGAAAAAATTTCCAGAATTCAATGCTTCCCTCGATAATAATGCAGATGGCGAAGCTAATCTAATCATTAAGCATTTCTATCATATCGGTTTTGCCGTCGATACGATCAATGGATTAATGGTTCCTGTCATTAAAGATGTTGATCAGAAAGGAATCATAACTATTGCCGAAGAATTGACAAGACTTTCTTTACTAGCACGTGAAGGTAAATTAAAACCAAACGATATGCAAGGCGCAAGTTTTACCATTTCTAGCTTGGGTGGAATTGGCGGCACAGCATTTACCCCGATTATCAATGCACCTGAAGTTGCCATTCTGGGTATTTCAAAGGCAAGTATTAAGCCTGTCTATCGCGACCATCAGTTCATTCCACGGTTAATGCTTCCCTTGTCACTTTCCTATGATCACCGAGTCATTGATGGTGCAACTGCGGCGCGTTTTACGACTCATTTGGCGGAAGTGTTGACGGATATGCGCTTGGCTTTATTATAA
- a CDS encoding porin, whose translation MIISLLALANYSDNLYASNLRKLFNDSKLEVGGWIHGGATFNPSQSSGFNGPVIMADQANRFQLNQFNLFMRRAVVSEGKVWDFGGRFDFMFGTEAVFTQAFGVPTFDVNSGKPLERSNWDLNLCCSSTRTYGIALPQTYLEAYVPVGNGLNIKLGHFYTPTGFETVAAPENFFYTRGYTLNVGEPYTHTGLLASYKFNKNWLILGGPVTGSATGGWDGGWDKQLGNWSGLGGFTWTSDSQATSFHFSGTYGETSAKSSEIWGFYNIVFQHKITPKTVLTLHQVYGHAGGVLLNNLKYTNVIKDAEWYSFVAHLYYDLTDNLSVGIRGEWYRDRDGFRNLSPFRIAAAANIVNGTAVSYAGNLNGVTSTPADYYDVTVGLNWKAAKTLKLKWDLIKKLNIRPNIRYDRVDAYKAAAYRPFAGNKDQILFSLDFILPF comes from the coding sequence ATGATTATTAGCTTATTAGCTCTTGCAAACTACTCAGACAACCTTTACGCCAGTAACCTAAGAAAATTATTTAACGATAGTAAGCTGGAAGTAGGTGGCTGGATTCATGGCGGTGCAACTTTTAATCCCAGTCAAAGTAGTGGATTTAATGGCCCAGTTATCATGGCAGATCAGGCCAATCGCTTCCAGTTAAATCAATTCAATTTGTTTATGCGACGTGCTGTAGTATCGGAAGGCAAAGTATGGGATTTTGGCGGACGATTTGATTTTATGTTTGGAACGGAAGCCGTTTTTACCCAAGCATTTGGCGTGCCAACTTTTGATGTGAATTCTGGAAAACCTTTAGAAAGAAGTAATTGGGATCTTAACTTGTGCTGTTCTTCAACACGCACCTATGGAATCGCTCTCCCGCAAACGTACCTGGAAGCCTATGTGCCCGTTGGTAATGGACTCAACATCAAGTTGGGTCATTTTTACACGCCAACTGGTTTTGAGACAGTTGCCGCACCTGAGAATTTCTTCTATACAAGAGGTTATACCTTAAATGTTGGTGAACCTTATACACACACCGGTTTACTGGCAAGCTATAAATTCAACAAAAATTGGTTGATTTTAGGAGGCCCAGTCACTGGCAGTGCGACTGGCGGATGGGATGGAGGGTGGGACAAACAACTGGGAAACTGGAGTGGCCTCGGCGGTTTCACTTGGACCAGCGACAGTCAAGCGACCTCATTTCACTTCTCCGGCACTTATGGCGAGACTTCTGCAAAAAGCAGTGAAATTTGGGGATTCTATAACATAGTGTTTCAACATAAAATTACTCCCAAAACAGTCCTAACACTCCATCAAGTATATGGCCATGCGGGAGGAGTCTTGTTAAACAATCTGAAGTATACCAATGTGATAAAAGATGCCGAGTGGTACAGTTTTGTCGCGCATTTATACTATGATCTAACAGATAATTTGTCTGTTGGTATTCGTGGCGAATGGTATCGCGACCGAGATGGTTTCCGTAACTTATCGCCCTTCCGCATAGCGGCTGCCGCCAATATTGTTAATGGTACGGCAGTCAGTTATGCCGGTAATCTTAACGGTGTGACCAGTACACCAGCAGATTATTATGATGTGACGGTTGGCTTAAATTGGAAAGCAGCCAAGACTCTGAAGTTAAAATGGGATTTAATAAAAAAACTCAATATTCGCCCAAATATTCGCTACGATCGCGTTGATGCCTATAAAGCGGCTGCCTACAGACCGTTCGCAGGCAACAAAGATCAGATTCTGTTTTCTCTGGATTTCATATTGCCGTTCTAG
- the rlmH gene encoding 23S rRNA (pseudouridine(1915)-N(3))-methyltransferase RlmH has product MKFFILAVGNKMPDWVRTGYFEYIKRLPREITINLIEIKPEKRVSGKQTGQLLLAECQRIRAVLPPDCHIVALDESGQQWATVKFANVIKEWTIEGSSVAFVIGGADGLHEDIKQAASEMLALSKLTLPHGLVRVLLAEQLYRAISIIKNHPYHRG; this is encoded by the coding sequence ATGAAATTTTTTATACTCGCGGTTGGAAACAAAATGCCAGATTGGGTCAGGACTGGCTATTTTGAGTATATCAAACGTTTGCCGCGCGAAATAACAATTAATTTAATTGAGATTAAGCCCGAAAAGCGTGTCAGTGGAAAACAAACCGGACAACTTCTACTGGCCGAGTGTCAGCGGATTCGTGCAGTCCTGCCACCCGATTGTCATATTGTGGCTCTTGACGAAAGCGGCCAACAATGGGCGACAGTAAAATTTGCAAATGTAATAAAAGAATGGACGATTGAGGGTAGTTCTGTTGCATTTGTTATTGGGGGAGCCGATGGACTGCATGAAGATATCAAGCAGGCAGCAAGTGAAATGCTTGCTTTATCCAAGCTTACTTTACCACATGGCCTGGTACGTGTATTGCTGGCGGAACAACTGTATCGTGCCATATCGATTATCAAGAATCATCCTTATCATAGGGGTTAA
- the rsfS gene encoding ribosome silencing factor has translation MISEELVNIVVDALEDIKAYDIDVINVSKITSMFEYIVIASADSSRQTKSLANHVQEKVKAAGGKVYGMEGEQTGEWLLVDLGDVIVHIMLPVAREYYNLKALWSGQN, from the coding sequence ATGATTTCAGAAGAATTGGTCAATATCGTTGTCGATGCGCTGGAAGATATTAAGGCCTATGATATTGATGTAATTAATGTTTCAAAAATAACATCAATGTTTGAATATATCGTTATTGCAAGTGCAGATTCTTCTCGCCAGACAAAATCGCTGGCAAACCATGTGCAAGAGAAAGTCAAAGCTGCCGGGGGGAAAGTTTACGGTATGGAAGGAGAGCAAACAGGAGAATGGCTGCTCGTTGATTTAGGAGATGTGATTGTGCATATCATGCTACCGGTTGCACGCGAATACTATAATCTGAAGGCATTATGGTCTGGACAGAATTAA
- the folD gene encoding bifunctional methylenetetrahydrofolate dehydrogenase/methenyltetrahydrofolate cyclohydrolase FolD — MGAQIIDGKKIAELVRAELKLRAEKLIQSGIKPGLAVIIVGDNAASGIYVRNKVKACSEVGIYSEVHSFPSSAQQSEVLNCIQSLNENPHIHGILVQLPLPSHFENNRVITSIAVEKDVDGFHLYNVGALVTGNTIFSPCTPYGVVVMLERNHIPIEGQHAVVIGRSNIVGKPMALMLLERGATVTICTSKTRDLHEFTKNADILVVATGKPRMITAEMVKPGAVVIDVGINRLPDGKLCGDVDYESVKNIAGYITPVPGGVGPMTITMLLCNTILAAERAQANIKNR; from the coding sequence ATGGGCGCTCAAATTATTGATGGTAAGAAAATAGCCGAGTTGGTACGTGCTGAATTGAAATTACGTGCTGAAAAACTGATTCAATCCGGTATTAAGCCCGGATTGGCAGTAATTATTGTGGGTGACAATGCTGCCTCTGGTATTTACGTCCGGAATAAAGTTAAAGCTTGCAGTGAAGTTGGTATTTACTCGGAAGTGCATAGTTTTCCAAGCAGCGCACAGCAAAGTGAAGTGTTAAATTGTATTCAATCACTCAATGAGAATCCACATATTCATGGCATTCTGGTTCAATTACCATTACCCTCGCATTTTGAAAATAATCGTGTAATTACATCCATTGCTGTAGAGAAAGATGTGGACGGTTTTCATCTTTACAATGTCGGCGCATTGGTCACCGGAAATACAATATTCTCGCCTTGCACACCTTATGGTGTCGTGGTAATGCTGGAAAGAAATCATATTCCGATTGAAGGCCAGCATGCCGTCGTGATAGGACGGAGCAACATTGTGGGCAAACCGATGGCATTGATGTTACTGGAACGGGGAGCCACTGTTACCATTTGTACTTCAAAAACACGAGATTTACATGAATTTACAAAAAATGCTGATATTCTGGTGGTAGCGACGGGAAAACCGCGCATGATTACTGCAGAAATGGTAAAGCCCGGTGCGGTAGTGATTGATGTGGGTATTAATCGATTACCGGATGGGAAACTCTGTGGTGATGTTGATTATGAGTCTGTTAAAAATATTGCAGGCTATATTACTCCAGTTCCTGGAGGAGTAGGACCAATGACTATTACCATGCTGCTATGTAATACTATTCTGGCGGCTGAACGTGCTCAAGCCAATATTAAAAATAGATAA
- the rng gene encoding ribonuclease G: protein MSNEILVNITPQETRVAILEQGVTQELHIERTSGRGIVGNIYNGRVSRVLPGMQSAFVDIGLDRAAFLHVADIRTSNQEGDITKPIEKLLYEGNSILVQVIKDAIGTKGARLSTQISLAGRLLVYLPQESHIGISQRIEDDSERELLREKLQQILPADEKGGYIIRTMAETANESDLRADLEYLHKLWHDIQQQSMTIAAPILLYQDLDLSHRVLRDYVKEDTSRILVDSRENYQKLVKFAQSYMTYIAERIILYTGDRPLFDLYGVEEEIEKSLAKRVNLKSGGYLIIDQTEALTTMDVNTGGFVGVRNFDDTIFKTNLEAAQVIARQLRLRNLGGIIIIDFIDMDSKEHKNAVLAEFNKALLKDRTRITVNGFSALGLVEMTRKRTRESLAHVLCESCPTCQGRGEVRTAQTICYEILRELLRESRQFAANEFRILASQQVIDLFLDEESQSLAQLGDFIAKPISLQVEESYTQEQYDVILM, encoded by the coding sequence ATGAGCAATGAGATTCTTGTAAATATCACTCCGCAAGAAACCAGGGTAGCCATATTAGAACAAGGCGTAACACAAGAGTTACATATTGAAAGGACGAGCGGCCGTGGCATTGTAGGTAACATTTATAATGGACGAGTAAGCCGCGTTCTGCCGGGAATGCAATCAGCTTTTGTCGACATAGGCCTTGACCGGGCAGCATTTTTACATGTTGCCGATATACGGACTTCCAATCAGGAAGGAGATATTACCAAACCAATTGAGAAACTATTATACGAAGGCAATAGCATTCTGGTGCAAGTAATCAAGGATGCGATTGGTACAAAGGGTGCGCGACTATCCACACAAATCAGCTTAGCGGGTCGTCTATTGGTTTATTTGCCGCAAGAATCACACATCGGTATTTCTCAACGTATCGAAGATGACAGTGAGCGTGAATTGTTACGCGAAAAATTACAACAAATTCTGCCGGCAGATGAAAAAGGCGGTTACATCATCAGAACAATGGCTGAAACAGCGAATGAAAGTGATTTACGTGCCGATCTCGAATATTTGCACAAGCTGTGGCACGATATCCAACAGCAATCGATGACTATTGCGGCGCCCATTTTACTATATCAAGATTTAGATTTAAGTCATCGGGTATTACGAGATTATGTGAAAGAAGATACTTCCCGGATACTGGTGGACTCACGCGAAAATTACCAAAAGCTTGTGAAATTCGCGCAAAGCTATATGACGTATATCGCCGAACGTATTATTTTATATACCGGGGATCGGCCATTATTTGATTTGTATGGCGTTGAGGAAGAAATTGAGAAATCTTTGGCTAAACGCGTTAATCTAAAATCTGGCGGATATCTGATTATTGATCAGACTGAAGCGCTTACCACCATGGATGTCAACACAGGTGGATTTGTCGGTGTTAGAAATTTCGACGACACCATCTTCAAAACGAATCTTGAAGCCGCTCAGGTAATCGCAAGGCAGCTTAGGCTGCGTAATCTGGGCGGGATTATCATCATTGATTTTATCGATATGGATTCTAAAGAACATAAAAATGCGGTATTGGCTGAATTCAACAAAGCCTTGCTGAAAGATCGTACGCGCATCACAGTCAATGGATTTAGCGCACTTGGATTGGTTGAGATGACGCGGAAGCGCACTCGGGAAAGCCTCGCGCATGTATTATGCGAATCTTGTCCGACCTGCCAAGGACGAGGAGAAGTCAGAACTGCACAAACAATTTGTTACGAGATCTTACGTGAACTGCTACGAGAATCCAGGCAGTTTGCAGCCAATGAATTCCGTATTCTTGCATCACAGCAAGTGATTGATTTATTCCTTGATGAAGAGTCTCAGAGCTTGGCACAATTGGGGGATTTTATAGCAAAGCCGATTAGTTTGCAGGTTGAGGAATCCTATACGCAAGAGCAGTATGATGTAATATTAATGTAG